A single genomic interval of Prunus dulcis chromosome 5, ALMONDv2, whole genome shotgun sequence harbors:
- the LOC117626969 gene encoding pentatricopeptide repeat-containing protein At1g31920: MTGAPVLNQTHLFLPSNPPLGCPETSSRSKEQESLSLLKRCRNMEELKQVHAHILKLGHFCDSFCAGNLVATSALSAWGSMDHACSIFQQINEPGTFVCNTMIKGHVKAMNWDKALLLYCEMLETGVEPDNFTYPVLLKACAWLLAIEEGMQIHGHILKLGLENDVFVQNSLISMYGKCGELERSCTVFEQMDQKSVASWSAIIASHANLGMWCECLMLFGDMRREGWRAEESTLVSVLSACTHLGALDLGRCSHGSLLRNISALNVIVQTSLIDMYAKCGCLEKGLCLFQKMNKKNQLSYTVMISGLAVHGHGRKALELFSAMLQEGLTPDAVAHLGVLSACNHAGLVDEGLRCFNRMKGEHKIQPTVQHYGCLVDLMGRAGMLKEALQLITSMPVRPNDVIWRSLLSACRVHKNLEIGEIAAHMLFQLNSQNPSDYVVLSNMYAQAQRWDNMARTRTEMASKGLTQTPGISLVEVKRRVYKFVSQSHHQCDGVYKMVHQMEWQLRFEGYSADTSQVLLDVDEEEKRERLKYHSQKLAIAFALIHTSQGSPIRIVRNLRMCSDCHTYTKFVSMIYEREITVRDRNRFHHFKDGNCSCRDYW, from the coding sequence ATGACAGGGGCACCAGTCCTTAACCAAACCCATCTCTTTTTACCTTCCAACCCTCCACTGGGATGCCCAGAAACGAGTTCAAGGTCGAAGGAGCAAGAAAGCTTGTCACTGTTGAAGAGATGCAGGAACATGGAAGAATTGAAGCAAGTTCATGCTCATATTCTCAAGTTGGGCCACTTTTGTGATTCTTTTTGTGCAGGAAATCTTGTGGCCACTTCTGCTCTATCAGCTTGGGGAAGCATGGACCATGCCTGCTCAATTTTCCAACAAATCAATGAACCTGGAACCTTTGTATGCAACACTATGATTAAAGGACATGTCAAGGCTATGAACTGGGATAAAGCTTTGCTTCTTTACTGTGAAATGCTGGAGACAGGAGTTGAACCTGACAATTTCACTTATCCAGTTCTGCTCAAGGCCTGTGCTTGGTTACTGGCAATTGAGGAAGGGATGCAAATTCATGGTCATATTTTAAAGCTTGGGCTCGAAAATGATGTGTTTGTGCAGAATAGTTTGATCAGCATGTATGGAAAGTGCGGAGAGCTAGAACGTTCTTGTACTGTTTTTGAGCAAATGGATCAAAAGAGTGTTGCTTCTTGGAGTGCCATCATTGCATCTCATGCTAATTTGGGTATGTGGTGTGAGTGTCTGATGCTTTTTGGGGATATGAGAAGGGAGGGTTGGAGGGCTGAAGAAAGCACATTAGTCAGTGTACTCTCTGCTTGCACTCATTTGGGTGCACTTGATTTGGGAAGGTGCAGCCACGGATCTTTGTTGAGAAACATTAGTGCACTCAATGTAATAGTACAGACTTCCTTGATAGACATGTATGCTAAATGTGGGTGCCTAGAGAAAGGGTTGTGTCTATTCCAGAAGATGAACAAGAAGAACCAATTATCTTATACTGTGATGATCTCTGGGCTTGCTGTCCATGGGCATGGCAGGAAAGCTCTCGAGCTTTTCTCAGCGATGCTCCAGGAAGGTTTGACACCTGATGCAGTTGCTCATTTGGGTGTCCTAAGTGCCTGCAATCATGCAGGCCTAGTAGATGAGGGTCTCCGGTGTTTCAATAGGATGAAAGGCGAACATAAAATTCAACCTACAGTTCAACACTATGGTTGCCTAGTAGACCTTATGGGCAGAGCAGGAATGCTCAAGGAAGCATTGCAGCTCATTACTAGCATGCCCGTTAGGCCAAACGACGTCATATGGCGAAGCCTTCTTAGCGCTTGCAGAGTTCACAAAAACCTGGAAATAGGGGAGATTGCAGCTCACATGCTATTCCAATTGAattcccaaaaccctagcGATTATGTGGTGCTATCAAATATGTATGCACAAGCGCAAAGGTGGGACAACATGGCTAGAACAAGAACAGAAATGGCTTCCAAGGGCTTGACACAGACACCTGGAATTAGCTTGGTAGAGGTGAAGAGAAGAGTCTACAAGTTTGTTTCACAGTCACACCACCAATGCGACGGCGTCTACAAGATGGTACACCAGATGGAATGGCAACTGAGATTCGAAGGCTATTCGGCTGACACATCTCAAGTATTGCTTGATGtagatgaagaagagaagagagagaggttgaaATACCATAGTCAGAAGTTAGCAATTGCTTTTGCTCTCATACATACATCTCAGGGGTCTCCCATAAGAATAGTTCGAAATCTCAGGATGTGTAGTGATTGTCACACGTACACTAAATTTGTTTCTATGATCTATGAACGGGAAATTACCGTAAGAGATCGAAACCGGTTCCATCATTTTAAAGATGGAAATTGTTCTTGTAGAGACTACTGGTGA
- the LOC117627959 gene encoding phosphomevalonate kinase, peroxisomal: MEAVVASAPGKVLLTGGYLILERPNAGLVLSTNSRFFAIVKPLYHQLKPDSWAWGWTDVKLTSPQLSRESIYKLSLKNLSLEYVSSSDSKNPFVEQAVQYCVAAARATVDKNKKDSLEKLLLQGLDITILGSNDFYSYRNQIEARGLPLTPDALAALPPFASITFNAEESNGENCKPEVAKTGLGSSAAMTTAVVAALLHYLRVVDLSSVLEDHQHEKYTADLDLVHVIAQTAHCIAQGKVGSGFDVSSAVYGSQRYVRFSPEVLSSAQVAVKGTPLQEVVLEILKGTWDHERTKFSLPPLMTLVLGEPGTGGSSTPSMVGAVKKWQKADPQKSLETWRKLSEANSALETQLSTLSKLAEQHWDEYESLIKSCSILKSEKWIQQAAKPNQEAIIKALLGARDAMLRIRYHMHQMGEAAGVPIEPESQTSLLDATMNMEGVLLAGVPGAGGFDAVFAVTLGDSGSHVASSWSSFNVLALLVREDPHGVSLESADPRTKEITSSISSVHIE; the protein is encoded by the exons atggAGGCCGT GGTTGCTTCAGCTCCAGGGAAGGTGTTGTTGACGGGAGGTTACCTGATTTTGGAGAGACCCAATGCAGGCCTTGTTCTCAGCACCAATTCTCGCTTCTTCGCCATTGTCAAGCCACTTTACCACCAGCTCAAGCCTGATAGCTGGGCTTGG GGTTGGACGGATGTGAAATTGACGTCTCCTCAGCTCTCCAGAGAAAGCATCTACAAACTCTCCCTCAAAAATTTATCACTTGAATACGTCTCTTCAAG TGACTCGAAGAACCCTTTTGTGGAACAAGCGGTGCAATACTGTGTAGCTGCTGCCCGTGCCACAGTTgacaagaacaagaaagatTCATTAGAAAAACTACTATTGCAAG GTCTTGATATCACAATTTTAGGCAGCAATGACTTTTATTCTTATCGGAACCAG ATTGAAGCCCGTGGTCTGCCTTTGACTCCGGACGCATTGGCTGCATTACCTCCTTTTGCCTCGATTACCTTCAATGCTGAGGAATCAAATGGAGAAAATTGTAAGCCTGAAGTTGCAAAAACTGGATTGGGTTCATCTGCGGCAATGACAACTGCTGTTGTTGCTGCTTTGCTTCATTACCTCAGAGTTGTTGATCTTTCCTCCGTGCTTGAAGATCAtcaacatgaaaaatacactGCAGATCTTGATTTGGTGCATGTTATAGCTCAAACTGCTCATTGCATTGCACAGGGAAAAGTGGGCAGTGGGTTTGATGTTAGTTCTGCAGTTTATGGAAGTCAACGCTATGTCCGCTTTTCACCGGAAGTGCTTTCTTCTGCtcag GTTGCAGTGAAGGGAACTCCACTACAAGAAGTCGTTCTTGAAATCCTGAAAGGAACGTGGGACCATGAGAGGACTAAGTTCTCCTTGCCACCATTGATGACTCTT GTACTTGGAGAACCAGGAACTGGAGGATCATCCACTCCATCAATGGTGGGTGCTGTGAAAAAGTGGCAGAAGGCTGACCCTCAGAAATCCTTGGAAACATGGAGAAAGTTGTCAGAGGCAAATTCAGCACTTGAAACACAACTCAGTACATTGAGCAAATTGGCAGAACAACACTGGGATGAATATGAAAGCTTGATAAAAAGCTGCAGCATTCTCAAATCAGAGAAG TGGATACAGCAAGCCGCTAAACCAAACCAAGAAGCAATTATTAAAGCATTATTAGGAGCAAGAGATGCTATGCTTCGGATCAGGTATCATATGCATCAGATGGGTGAGGCTGCAGGTGTTCCG atagAACCAGAATCACAAACTAGTCTTTTGGATGCCACTATGAATATGGAAGGAGTTTTGTTGGCTGGAGTTCCTGGAGCAGGTGGGTTTGATGCCGTATTTGCTGTTACCTTAGGGGATTCTGGAAGCCATGTTGCAAGTTCTTGGAGTTCGTTCAATGTTTTGGCCTTGTTAGTGAGAGAAGATCCTCATGGTGTTTCTTTAGAGAGTGCTGATCCACGAACCAAGGAAATTACTTCATCCATTTCTTCAGTTCACATTGAATAA